The following coding sequences are from one Streptomyces sp. NBC_00536 window:
- a CDS encoding TatD family hydrolase — MSASPASPSPASPSSRSDRSDRDTPPPLPEPLRVAVADSHTHLDMQSGTVEEALRKAASVGVTTVVQVGCDVKGSRWAAETAAAYENIHAAVALHPNEAPRIVHGDPDGWSRQGARPGGGEAALDEALAEIEALAALDHVKAVGETGLDYFRTGPEGMAAQERSFRAHIEIAKRQGKALVIHDREAHADVLRVLREEGAPERTVFHCYSGDAEMARECAAAGYFMSFAGTVTFKNAAALREAVAVAPAELLLVETDAPYLTPAPYRGRPNAPYLIPLTVRAMAAARGIDEDTMAKALATNTARAFGY; from the coding sequence ATGAGTGCCAGCCCCGCCAGCCCTTCTCCTGCCAGCCCTTCGTCCCGTTCCGACCGTTCCGACCGGGACACCCCGCCGCCGCTCCCGGAGCCCCTCCGGGTGGCGGTGGCGGACTCCCACACCCACCTCGACATGCAGAGCGGCACCGTCGAGGAGGCCCTGCGCAAGGCCGCCTCGGTGGGCGTCACCACCGTCGTCCAGGTCGGCTGCGACGTGAAGGGATCCCGCTGGGCGGCCGAGACCGCCGCCGCGTACGAGAACATCCACGCGGCCGTCGCCCTTCACCCGAACGAAGCCCCCCGGATCGTGCACGGAGACCCCGACGGCTGGTCCCGCCAGGGAGCCCGGCCCGGCGGCGGCGAGGCGGCCCTGGACGAGGCCCTCGCCGAGATCGAGGCGCTGGCCGCCCTGGACCACGTGAAGGCGGTCGGCGAGACCGGACTCGACTACTTCCGCACCGGCCCCGAGGGCATGGCCGCGCAGGAGCGTTCCTTCCGTGCCCACATCGAGATCGCCAAGCGCCAGGGCAAGGCCCTGGTCATCCACGACCGCGAGGCCCACGCCGACGTCCTGCGCGTGCTGCGCGAGGAGGGCGCGCCCGAGCGGACCGTCTTCCACTGCTACTCCGGCGACGCCGAGATGGCGCGCGAGTGCGCGGCCGCCGGGTACTTCATGTCCTTCGCCGGGACGGTCACCTTCAAGAACGCGGCGGCGCTGCGCGAGGCGGTGGCGGTGGCCCCGGCCGAGCTGCTGCTCGTCGAGACGGACGCGCCGTACCTGACCCCCGCGCCGTACCGCGGACGGCCCAACGCGCCGTACCTGATCCCGCTCACCGTCCGCGCGATGGCCGCCGCCCGTGGCATCGACGAGGACACCATGGCCAAGGCCCTGGCAACGAACACGGCCCGCGCCTTCGGGTACTGA
- the rsmI gene encoding 16S rRNA (cytidine(1402)-2'-O)-methyltransferase codes for MTTAQPRATEAAHPTTDPAGVLVLAGTPIGDLADAPPRLATELERADVIAAEDTRRLRRLTQGLGVHTTGRVLSYFEGNESARTPELVEALLAGSRVLLVTDAGMPSVSDPGYRLVAAAVEKDIKVTAVPGPSAVLTALAMSGLPVDRFCFEGFLPRKAGERLSRLREVEGERRTLVYFEAPHRLDDTLAAMAEVFGPDRRAAVCRELTKTYEEVKRGGLAALAEWAAEGVRGEITVVVEGAPDAAPGDIDADELVRRVQVREEAGERRKEAIAAVAAEAGVPKREVFDAVVAAKNAAQKVPSVGKELG; via the coding sequence GTGACCACTGCGCAGCCCCGAGCCACCGAAGCCGCCCACCCGACCACCGACCCGGCGGGTGTCCTCGTCCTCGCCGGGACCCCGATCGGGGATCTCGCGGACGCACCGCCCCGGCTCGCCACCGAACTGGAACGCGCCGACGTGATCGCCGCCGAGGACACCCGGCGGCTGCGCCGCCTCACCCAGGGCCTCGGCGTGCACACCACCGGGCGCGTCCTGTCGTACTTCGAGGGCAACGAGTCCGCGCGCACCCCCGAGCTGGTCGAGGCGCTGCTCGCCGGGTCCCGGGTGCTGCTGGTCACCGACGCGGGCATGCCCTCGGTGTCCGACCCCGGCTACCGGCTGGTCGCCGCCGCCGTGGAGAAGGACATCAAGGTGACGGCCGTACCCGGCCCGTCCGCCGTGCTCACCGCGCTCGCCATGTCCGGGCTGCCCGTGGACCGGTTCTGCTTCGAGGGCTTCCTGCCGCGCAAGGCGGGCGAGCGCCTCAGCCGGCTGCGCGAGGTCGAGGGCGAGCGCCGCACCCTCGTCTACTTCGAGGCCCCGCACCGCCTCGACGACACCCTCGCCGCGATGGCCGAGGTCTTCGGCCCCGACCGCCGGGCCGCCGTCTGCCGCGAGCTGACCAAGACCTACGAAGAGGTCAAGCGCGGCGGACTGGCCGCGCTCGCCGAGTGGGCCGCCGAGGGCGTACGTGGCGAAATCACGGTGGTCGTCGAAGGCGCGCCGGACGCGGCGCCGGGCGACATCGACGCCGACGAGCTGGTGCGCAGGGTGCAGGTGAGGGAGGAGGCGGGGGAGCGGCGCAAGGAGGCCATCGCGGCGGTCGCCGCCGAGGCCGGCGTACCCAAGCGCGAGGTCTTCGACGCGGTGGTGGCGGCAAAGAATGCGGCACAAAAGGTGCCGTCAGTCGGTAAAGAGCTAGGCTGA